Sequence from the Phragmites australis chromosome 6, lpPhrAust1.1, whole genome shotgun sequence genome:
TAGGAAAACCCTGAGGAGAAAGGATCCTTCCTGAGCAAAAGAAAGCTTACTACAGCACGGTCTTACATCCAGGAATGGAACATTCCATCTCTTCTTGTCCACTGTTAAACCAAAAAACACTTCAATGTCTATACAAATCCAATGACTTGGAAGTACAACTCATGGCATGTAAACCAATAAAAAGGGTGCACACAACCATACGAACCCAACGAAATACTAGCCTTGGTTGGAAGTGGATGATTGCTCCTGAAATCTTCGAGGATTCAGTTGGAAACAAGATAATTTTCTTTTACTGTACCTCGCAAGTTCCCCCTCTCGTCACTATCCCATCATCCTTCCTCGTTCCCTCCGCTCGAACACATCCATCGCCCCGTTGCCGTCGGAGCTTCCAAAGCAGGCAAACCGCACACCAAACCTCGCCAAACCCCGACGGCACATCCTCCTATAAACGccaccctccccctcccccctctagcTCTCTGGCTCCCCGCCCCACCCTCCCTTTCCTCCGATCTCTCATGgcttccgccaccgccgccgccgccgccctcgcctCCCCGGCGGCCCTCTCCGCGTCGCAGGCAGCCCTCTTGCGCCGGGGCCTCGTCAGCTTTGCCCCTGCGCTCTGGTCCGGCGGCCCCAGCTCCCGCGCCGTCGCGCTCTCCGGTACGGCGTTCCGGCCTCATCTGTAGCGTCTAGACTCTAGAGTGGTTGTTGTTTGCCTCGATTTGGTGTGTTTGAGGTTCTTCGTCGAGGGGTGCTTGTATCGAAATGGTAGCGAGTTTAGTTTAAGTAGGTGATGTACTAGAAATCGGGTGAACGATGGGTGCTTATTCGAATTTCTTTGGTGGGAATGCGTGCTTCCCAGGCGATTGCATTAGCGAATAAGTGTTGTGTGTACGTGAAACAATTGCGTTTCTATGTTTACTATGTTGTCGATTTAGCACTGGACAGAACCGACTTATGATGTCAGGTTTGGAAAGCTTGGGACCTTGGGGGTAATTTTTGTTCTCTTTGCCACCGAGCTCGGTTTTTGAGCTTGTCTGCAGCTGTTTTTTTGCCAAGTTGCGTAATAGTAAGTCAATCTCTGAGGGCTTGTTCGCAGATCTCTCCTTGTCTAGACTGGATTTAAACGTGAAATTCAGCATGATTATTTTTCAATCAGTCCTCTTTTTTGGCTAAAAGTTTCTGAGTTGTTTTGGTGCATAAAACTGTTGGTCTTCGAGTTGCATAGATGGCTTACTGATGTGCATTTGGCATATTGGATATCCTCGGCTGGTGATTCGTAATGAAAAGCTGTAGTTTGATCATGACTCCGTTTCAACTCCTTTTGCAAACCAACAAAGTAATGGTCgcttttttaatatttacaggTGTAAGAACTCATGTTGCAGCTGTTGAGCAAGCAGTTGTACAGGATGCTACAAAGTTGGAGGCTCCTGTCGTTATTGTTACTGGTGCTTCCAGGGGGATTGGAAAAGCCACTGCATTGGCTCTTGGAAAAGCAGGCTGCAAGGTTAGCAGTTTAAGTTATCCGCTTATACATCTATATAAGTTTTGTCAAATGTGTATGATGGTTACCTTGAACTCTATAAAAGTAAACTGCAAGCTCATATGATTCCAACGTTGGCCATTGCTAGAGCAGGCTGTAAGGTTATCAGTTTAAATGGACCATTATGCATTATGGATAAAATTTTAGTGCTCAAAGTTTTACAGAAATTGTGATTCAACTGCAGGTCTTGGTGAATTATGCCCGATCTTCAAAGGAGGCTGAAGAAGTCTCCAAGGAGGTAAGCTTGAATGGCAAGTGGCCTCttatgttttttcctttttctgtgGGTGCTCCCCGAATTATTCCTGTAAGACATGAATAACATAGGGGGAAACAAACTGAAAATACAATAACACGATGCTatcctcccccctcccctctctgtGTAAGTTGAAGGCTTGAAGCTTTCCAGGCTACCATCTAAATTAACTAAATTAACTATATTTTATGACTGATAAATCACACTTCTTGCTAATTTTCCTTCCAATCCACTCAATGTTGGTGGATTTCTTGTACTGATTCATCCTGAAGTATCTTCTGCATTTTTCATCAGGGAAGAAATATATTTGATTATAGGAGTGTTGACTATACTAGTATCAGATTTAATGTGGTAAATGACCAATGGGAATTTCATTGCATATATTCTTCTGTATTTCTGCATGGTGGGTTATGTGGAAAGTATAAACACATGCGCAAATGAGCTTACTTGAGCAATTACTCATCAACATAAGCATTGCATTCCACTAATCATTATGTATTTGCACAAGCCTACAGCCATTCCACAAGTTATCCTTAGTTTCTGTCATCTCCAAATGTGTACATATTTGAGATAACAAAAATGTCATATAAGTAACTCTATTTATCAAGGCAATCATTATTCAATCCTTATGTCTCAGCATTTACCCCACTATAAATATCATCCCACCTCTAAGGTTAGGTTTCAGGAATACGTAAAAGTGCAAGTAGTGTATGAATTGTTTATTGAGGACCAGCATGGAATGTTTCACTGGGATTGGTTAAACATTTTCTTATAATCAGTGTTCCTCTAGGTAGTTGCCTAGCGCCTAGCCCTGCCTAATCTCAGACTGATTGCTAGGTGCTGGGCTACCGTTAGAATAGTGTtagggaacgggtaggctactctagcataaaacaaaattttctttaCTACGTTTAACCAAGAAATCATGCTAATAggggatcatagatcattaccactgGATGTGCAACGtaacggaagaagagttggagtagaccaatccaacgttgTGCACGTCAATGCagaagaagcaactctccaacCAGCTCCGAATAGGTGTGTTGCGctcctcgactagctccgagCAGGTAAGTCGCCCCTCGACCACCTCCGCGACCACGAAACGAAAGTAGTCGATCACGTCGACCACCTTGTCGTAGTGTACACGGAAGTAGTTGATCTCGTCGTAGTGTACacggaagtagtcgatcacgtCAACCACCTCGTTGACTTCCGAATgtacataaaaatcatatcggctgaaccttgatatacttaTGCATCGATCTCTTTACCAcacgatatcagtcaagcttaaggcgagatacgtgtcacccttgtgatagtTTGATCATTCACTCGATCTCGTAGTGGGTTACTATATTATGATcaactctttaattatattagCATGCCCATGCACTTTCTTAATACATCCACATCAAGGGgctcagagatatctctctcgttatgtaaaagaggtaaattttatcttgatcgctcacatccCAATATATATCTCATAGCATGCCCGAAagctacctttataactacccaatTACGGGGTAGcatttggaagcccctaagtgtgttacttcACAttatgggaatcaatgacgatctcagatgAAAGGATCTGCAGGTACATCATTCGAGACTACAATTGATAGTACAATAAATAACATTCTTGcggtatctcaaggtgggtcaatccaacatcatgttctcttacatatatccacattattgatttgatatctctatatctatgatcaGTGAAACATGATCTGTCAATCAATGTGTTAATCTATGAATtattattgtcccacataatgatacgagattagggatcatttagaaTTAACATCATAATAGAACAAAGAATTTCACAAACAAGTGAcgtacttgctgatcaatgtaaatgataattattcatggaaccaaaTAAACGATTATTCAAAAGCATATAATAGGCATCTCTCACATGCACAAGATTCAATCGTGCAAATATCTAATACTCATAAAGCTTATGCACATCTCATGCTTGGGCTGCGAGAGAgacttcgtcaacggatcagcaatattcgaattcgtgtgcaccttgcatatctttatatCACCTCTATCTATGATCTCTCGGATAAGGTGATAACGTCGTAGTATGTGTTTGGACTTCTAGTGTGACTTAGGCTCCTTGGTTTGTACAATGGCTCCattattatcacaatagaggtccCATTGAACTAGACGCACTAGTGACCACatccaactcagaaacaaattttctgatctaAACAACCTCTTTTGCATCTTCAAAAAGCTATTATGTACTCAGCCTCTGTCTTTGAATTAGCAACCGTTTCTTGTTtagaactcttccaactcaccgtgcctccattaaggcaaaacacaaatcCAAACTGCGATCTGAAATTATCCTTGTCAGTTTGGAAGCTAGTATcaatgtaaccatttacaatgagctcCTCTTCACCTCCATAGATCAGGAACAgaaacatatccttagttcttctgaAGTACTTCAGGATATTCTTAGTTGCTATCCAGTGAGTTTCATCtgagtttgattggtatctgctagcaacacttagagcataggagacatccgGACGTGTACAAAACATGGCATACATGATAGATCCATTAGCCGAAGCATATGAGATTGTTCTCATCTTGTCCTGCTCATCAGGTGTTGTGGGACACTGACTCTTGTTAAGACTAATATCATGTGACATTGGCAgaaaacctttcttggaatcctgcatattgaaccgttTCAATGCTTTGTCAATGTACATACTttggcttaatccgatcagTCTTCtggacctatctctatagatctttatgcctaATATGTATGCTGTCTCTCCTAGATCTTTTATTGGGAAACTCTTTCGCaacaaagatttgacagcatcaaacATTGGAATATCATTCTCGATCGACAATATGTCATCTGCATATAAGATCaaaaacacaagtgcgctcctactatttgtttttttttgtaaacacaaggttcttcattcttgataaaATCAAAACCTTTGACTACTTCATGAAAACGAAGGTTTCAACTCCAAAggttcttcattcttgataaaATCAAAACCTTTGACTACTTCATGAAAACGAAggtttcaactccaagatgcTTGCTTCAACCGatagatggacttttgaagcttgcatatcttcctagcatttttctgattgacaaaaccttcaggctgtatcatgtacacatcctcacttagctTTTCATTAAGGAAAGCTGGTTTGACGTctatttgccatatctcatggTTGAAATATGCAACAATCGCTAGGAggatccgaatagactttagcattacaACGGACGAAAACGTtttatcataatcaacaccttgaatatGCTTGGAACCTTtagccaccaatcgtgccttttATAGATATGAACATTTCCATCCATAtctatcttttcttaaaaaccTATTTACACCTAATGGTTTTTACACCATCGGGCGGATCAACCAAATTTCAAACTTGATTCTCTTGCATGGATTCTAATTTGAATCTCATGTCCCACCATTACTTCCGTATAGTTTTTGAGCTCATCATTAttcaacaataatatatcgcgTTGCCCCGTGGTTAGAAGTGTGAGCTGTTCAGTTGTGCGACGTGCCCTTTCAGACCTatgtggggctggtgtctcaaCATGTTCTACAACACTTTGCACATCTTATTGAGATTTAATAGGAGCTGAAACGCTTTCTGGAGTTTACCGAATTTCTttgagttgcaccgtgctcccaatAACTCTCTTTGAGAGAAATTCTCTCTTcaaaagacaccattccgggtgACAAACACTTTTGCCTTCTTttcggttatagaaataatattctTTGGTTTTCCTAGGATACTCCACAAAGATGCATTTATTAGATTTGGAATTAAGCTTATCGGAcatcaaacattttacataagcctcacaatcCCATATCTTAAGAAAAGACAACGCAGGACGCTTCCCAGTCAATATCTCATACGAcgtcttctctacagctttagatgaaCCCTGTTTAATGTAAATGCAGcaatttctagagcgtatctccaggacaatggaagatcaaattggctcatcatggaccagACCATATCTAACAAGATTCGGTTCCTCCGTTTAGAtaccccattccattgaggtGTTCTTGGCAGGGTctattgtggaacgattccacattgctttagatgatcaccaaacccatggctcaaatattcatctCTACGATCTGATCGTAGAAATTTAATTATCTTACCCATTTGATTTTGTATCTCATTCTAGAACTctttgaacttttcaaaggattcagacttgtgtcTCATTAAGTAGATGTAAACATATCTATTAAAATCGTCAATGAAAGTAATAAAGTACTAAAAACCACCTCTGACTGTAGAACttattggtccacatacatctgtatgtacaagGGCTAGCAATTCATTCACTCTCTCACTTTGACCAGTGAAAGGTGTCTTACttatcttgccaagtaaacaagattcacatgtatcaaatgattcgaaatcaaatgaagcTAGGAGACCATATTTATGGAGCTTCTTCATGCGTCTCTCATTCATATGACCTAAACGACAATGTCAAACATAAGTGGGATTTAATTATTAGGCCGAAGCATGTTCGCGTTAATGTTATAGATAGGGATATCCTTAAGGTCTAGAATATAGAGTCCATTCACTAATAGACAACGACCATAGAACATGTCATTTAAATAActtgaacaacacttgttctttatcaTGACTTCAAAACCActatcttcttccaaacatgaagaaataATGTTTCTGCCTAAGGTCGGaacataataacaattatttaattccaaaactaatcctgagggtaatGACAAGGGGTCAGTGTCAACAGCCAGCGCAGCAACCTTTGCTCCATTGCTGACACGAATATCCACCTCACCTCTTGCAATACTTCTAGCTCTTCTTAGTctctgcaacgatttgcaagtatgaatcaatacaccggtatcaaatacccatgaatcgtTAGGACGAGTAGCATgtttaatttcaataacatttatacctgaagtggaagtcttactttctttcttcttagttcttccaagtatagcttgtaGTTCCTCTGCCAATGGTCaagcttatggcagtggtggcaagcatcatcAGCAGCAAGGTTAGctttggactttccaacaggtttagacTAGAGCTTGAGATCTCATCTAAAGTTTTAGTCTTGGCCTTGCACCTTTTCTTCTTactatccttctgaaccatcattacatgactagagcttttcttaatgcttccCTCAGTAGCCTTTAGCATCCTATGCAATTCAGTCGTGCTTTTCTCCATGATATTCATATGAAGGTTCAGAATGAACAGCTCGAAGCTTGCAGGGAGTGACTGGAGAACCACATCAGTAGTCAACTCtaggctaaggggaaaaccaactTTTTCTaagctttcaatgtaaccaatcatcttgatcacataagGACTGACTGTGTGCTACCTTTTGTCAACCTGCACGTAAACAAGGACTTTAAAGTGTTGTACCTCTCaaccctagcttggttctcaaatatATCATGGAGTGCTACAATCACATTGTAAGCATCTGTATTCTCATATtacttctgaagctcagagttCATTGTGGCAAGCATGAGGTAGCTAACATCAAGTACatcattggtgtgcttctcataagctcGCTTTTCAACGGCTGTGGCACTCTCTTCTGGTTTAAGAGGATAGGGAACCTTTATAATGTATTTCTTTCTCTTGCtggagaacaattctcagattacGATACCAATCAATGAAGTTTGTTCCAGgaagcttctttttttttaagaatcgATCGCAAGTTAAAAAGGGAAGCATTACTAGCGGTAAGTGACATGATTTATAACAGAAAATAATTATGCAAATTCGGCACTAGTTTATGTGAATAttttattaaacaatttaacaaaagatgctccactatatgttttataaccgttttccctctaacgacatatagtgtTCTAAGATCCACATTTATCTAAGTTCTAGTGAACTTtgacatcactgctagaaacctagTGACGCAGGTAAGCAACAACATGCTAATCACATCTCTAtttgactcttgtttgttgggtgacATCGAATGCCTTGGCGCTTGACactatgccccaaagcccagaacaattttgatagctttgttaagtaaactaataCTATGCTACAGATGTTCGACATCCATCCCATTTAATAAGATAGTTAAAGGTACCCTACTTTGGTaaacctaccacacaatgataaAATTTTAATAGATGCAACTATTGggagggcatcaattactcttcattttttttaaggaaaactactctatcatgataATCATGTCCAccgcatataaaacatgaatgaATAGTATGATAGGAACATAAAAATATCACAGATAATCAGATTAATTGTGACATGGTATGGCCCTtccatggtgatcttcatcgccaagCTTCCTATCCTTATATCCATCGTACTCGAAGGTTCCATGATCATATACTAAGCTACTACACCTAATAGCTAGCAATGAATTACATGATAGTCTTAGACTGCAATTAACatgtcgacacgcaggccgttttACAATAACATGATAGTCTTGGACTGCAATTAACCATAATTCGCAGGCCACGAAATTACATACATGCATTATATACATAATAAGGTCATACCAATTACATCATTCTTTGCAAAAACAAGTGTAGAATCGAATTGTAATGACGCGatgtgaacatgttattataacAATATATACGTGCACGCTACGCAACGATGGTCATatcatctatgaaatcgctatgaaaatctcattagattcatcataTCAAGTCGATTCTGAGTTATTCATAATGCAACAACAGTAGCAGCGCCttcacggtatccacacgtacaaggatgaaACGTCGTAcgtcggtgtgctagcaccgcgtcCGACTAGGATTTCGTAAGGAGTTTGGGAAGAGGTGACAGTCAGGGTTTTTGGTGGTCGAAAATTCATAGGCCCACAACTCTTGTCTTCTCTTGTATAGAGCACACTAATGgatctttaatcacattaaaaccTATTATGTGATTAAAGCCCACTataactctaaaccctaatagacctttaatcatattaaatcctaCTTGCATATACGATCATTTCTAGGccatatcaccaacaaataGTGCTGGCGTCTAGGGGAGCACCGCTTATAAGGACAATGAATGAAAGAAATAGGTAACTTTCAGATGTCACAGTCCAATTATACCcaaatatattttgaatattgaCAAGCgataattaatttaataaacTCTGGATTGACTTCAAGGGATTTTAAGGAAATGTACAGACCAGACGGAAAACACACTTCATGATGTTTCATGGAGAACAGATTTTTGCTTTGTTATTCATCACTTGTCTTAGTCCGCTTTAAACTAGATCCAAGCAGATACTAATATTCCTTATTTCACAGATTGAAGCATCTGGAGGCCAGGCCATTACCTTTGGAGGGGATGTTTCCAAAGAAGCTGATGTCGAATCTATGATAAAAGCAGTAAGTTTAATTATGAAAAACCAATCTGTTCATTCCTACTTCAGTTCTTCTCATTATCAATTCTGACAAAGATACATGTGTAAAAATCTTCCAGGCTGTTGATACATGGGGAACAATTGATGTACTAGTAAACAATGCAGGTACTGCCAAATGTATTTTACCTTTTTTGATGTTTCAATTTGTTTCACTTTCAATAATTGAAATACCAAACTGATACTAGGAATCACACGGGACACATTATTGATGAGAATGAAGAAATCACAGTGGCAAGACGTAATTGATCTGAATCTTACAGGGGTTTTCCTTTGCACGCAGGTACTTTCCCCCCTTCTTCCCATTTTTGTACCACAATTATTTTCTCAATCTCATTGCAAGATATTCTTTGCAGGCTGCAACAAAAGtaatgatgaagaagaaaaaggtaTGGATGTTTTTCTTCATCAGATTGATATTTGATTTCTGTTTTCCATTATTATGCATATATTTCACTTTCTGCATCAGCCTCTCATTTTCATGCCACGATGCAGGGACGAATTATCAACATAGCATCAGTTGTTGGTCTAACTGGTAATGCTGGGCAAGCTAATTACGCTGCTGCCAAAGCTGGGGTTATTGGGTTTACAAAAACAGTTGCTAGGGAATACGCAAGCAGAAATATTAATGTGAGCGCATCTTTTGATTCATCAGCTCAAAGCTTTTATCCAGTCCTCCAGTTGCTGAAATATTTCTGCACATTTCTATTTAGGCAAATGTTATTGCTCCTGGATTTATTGCATCAGATATGACTGCCGAACTTGGGGAAGAGCTCACGAAGAAAATTCTGTCAACTATCCCCTTAggtatgcaaaaaaaaaaagtatcaaACATGATTTACTAATTGTAGCTTTGTCTTTTTTGAGGGTTCTTCAAATACACAATTTTTTGGGCTAGTGCGTTGTACATCAGATTGTTATGCAAAGCATAGTTACGGACCCCAAATATGGTGTGTCATGATGGAACTGAGGATATCTGGAGTCCTTATATCCATCTTATAGTTACATACTCGTTTGTATAAATTCTATTTCTTTATTATTGGTTGAATGTGCTCCTATCCATTCTATAATATGTTCCTGTGAAGTGCTCATCTTAGAAAATTTAAGTTTTCAGTTAGTGGTGCACTAATATGAGCATGGATAATGCAATTTTGTGAATATTCGAAATTTATTGCGATATTACCTCATTATATCACCCTCTTGGCTTTAATGGCTGTGCACAAATATTCAGGGAGATACGGCCGGCCAGAAGAGGTTGCTGGCCTGGTGGAATTCTTAGCCCTCAGCCCTGCTGCAAGCTACATCACTGGACAGGTCAGAATACAGTTTGTGTGCGCATTTTGTTTGCTTGGTTATTTGGAAGTCTTCTTACCGAACTCCTTTACCTTATGGTGTCTTGTGCAGGTCCTTACCATCGATGGAGGGATGGTGATGTAAGGCTCGAGTAAACTCCTCAGGCTTCATATTGCCTCCTTGTCTTATTTTCTATATTGCGTCCTTGTCCTATTTTCTTACTAAAACTATGTGCTGTAACCTTTTTGAGGGACAATTTGTTTATTGTGCTGTGGTACCTGCTTTCTTAGTTTCTAGTGAGTGGGAACGATATGGAGGTGGAAATTGAGAAACTGACTGGCGTATATTTTGACGGTCGTATATTTAACTTAGTTGTTTGTATATTTTGGTGGTCGTATATTTAACTTAGTTGTTTGAGCACTGCATGCATTCCAACAATCATTCTGGTTCATGGGGTACCTCGTTTTTCGTTATGGACGTCACTTGGAACAGTATCCGTAGAATTTTCCATGCCATTTCGTGTCCTTTTTTTTTGGTAGAGAACTCTCTTTGCTAAAACTGCTTCTGA
This genomic interval carries:
- the LOC133922112 gene encoding 3-oxoacyl-[acyl-carrier-protein] reductase 4-like; translation: MASATAAAAALASPAALSASQAALLRRGLVSFAPALWSGGPSSRAVALSGVRTHVAAVEQAVVQDATKLEAPVVIVTGASRGIGKATALALGKAGCKVLVNYARSSKEAEEVSKEIEASGGQAITFGGDVSKEADVESMIKAAVDTWGTIDVLVNNAGITRDTLLMRMKKSQWQDVIDLNLTGVFLCTQAATKVMMKKKKGRIINIASVVGLTGNAGQANYAAAKAGVIGFTKTVAREYASRNINANVIAPGFIASDMTAELGEELTKKILSTIPLGRYGRPEEVAGLVEFLALSPAASYITGQVLTIDGGMVM